In Ensifer canadensis, a genomic segment contains:
- the ispG gene encoding flavodoxin-dependent (E)-4-hydroxy-3-methylbut-2-enyl-diphosphate synthase, translating to MSAAFDFDPQPRRASVAVDVGGVIVGGGAPVVVQSMTNTDTADIDGTVAQVAALHKAGSELVRITVDRDESAAAVPKIRDRLERLGLDVPLVGDFHYIGHKLLADHPACAEALAKYRINPGNVGFKDKKDKQFAEIVEMAIRYDKPVRIGVNWGSLDQELLTRLMDENQANGFPLTAQQVTRETIVQSALLSAELAEDIGLPRNRIILSAKVSGVQDLIAVYAMLSTRSDHALHLGLTEAGMGTKGIVASSASLGILMQQGIGDTIRISLTPEPGGDRTREVQVAQELLQVMGFRQFIPVVAACPGCGRTTSTVFQELAQKIQDDIRRNMPVWREKYPGVEGLKVAVMGCIVNGPGESKHADIGISLPGTGETPAAPVFIDGQKAMTLRGPNIAGDFETLVSDYIEKRYGQGQAAAE from the coding sequence ATGTCTGCCGCCTTTGATTTTGATCCGCAGCCCCGCCGCGCGTCCGTCGCCGTCGATGTCGGCGGAGTCATAGTCGGCGGCGGTGCGCCGGTGGTCGTCCAATCGATGACCAATACCGACACCGCCGATATCGACGGAACGGTGGCGCAGGTGGCGGCGCTTCACAAGGCCGGCTCGGAGCTGGTGCGCATTACCGTCGACCGCGACGAAAGTGCGGCTGCGGTGCCGAAGATCCGCGATCGGCTCGAGCGCCTCGGCCTCGACGTGCCGCTCGTCGGCGATTTCCACTATATCGGCCACAAGCTGCTTGCCGACCATCCGGCCTGCGCCGAGGCGCTGGCGAAGTACCGCATCAACCCGGGCAATGTCGGCTTCAAGGACAAGAAGGACAAGCAGTTCGCCGAGATCGTCGAGATGGCGATCCGCTACGACAAGCCGGTGCGCATCGGCGTCAACTGGGGCTCGCTCGATCAGGAACTGCTGACGCGGCTGATGGATGAGAACCAGGCGAACGGGTTTCCGCTGACGGCCCAGCAGGTGACGCGCGAGACGATCGTGCAGTCGGCGCTGCTTTCGGCCGAACTTGCCGAAGACATCGGCCTGCCGCGCAACCGCATCATTCTTTCGGCCAAGGTGTCGGGTGTTCAGGACCTGATCGCCGTCTATGCCATGCTGTCGACGCGCTCGGACCATGCGCTGCATCTCGGCCTCACCGAAGCCGGCATGGGCACCAAGGGCATCGTTGCCTCGTCGGCCTCGCTCGGCATTCTCATGCAGCAGGGCATCGGCGACACAATCCGTATTTCGCTGACGCCGGAGCCCGGCGGCGACCGCACCCGCGAGGTGCAGGTGGCGCAGGAACTGCTGCAGGTCATGGGCTTCCGCCAGTTCATTCCCGTCGTTGCCGCTTGTCCCGGATGCGGCCGCACGACGTCGACGGTGTTTCAGGAGCTCGCCCAGAAGATCCAGGACGACATCCGCCGCAACATGCCGGTCTGGCGCGAGAAATATCCGGGTGTCGAAGGCCTCAAGGTCGCGGTCATGGGCTGCATCGTCAACGGCCCCGGCGAAAGCAAACATGCCGATATCGGCATCTCGCTGCCCGGCACCGGCGAAACGCCGGCCGCACCCGTCTTCATCGACGGCCAGAAGGCGATGACGCTGCGCGGCCCCAACATTGCCGGCGATTTCGAGACGCTCGTTTCCGACTATATCGAAAAGCGTTACGGCCAGGGTCAGGCCGCGGCCGAATAG
- a CDS encoding MFS transporter → MDQRSAPTAVRQGYMTRDRLAVSLLFLMNGFVTGSWAPKIPEFKDRLGISESVLGQLILMFGVGSLVLMPIAGGFIARVGSQKVVKVTAILLSPLLLLLTLLPNVWAAAVGMFLLGGFVGAMDVAMNANAVEVEKSMRRAIMSSCHAYWSLGGLIGAGIGGFLMARFGVLPHVIVVTLLSLAVLAIAWPMILADKPHPAATKEKLRLPMTPLPWLIGIMALFSMVPEGTVLDWGALYLRNELGASVELSGFGFAAFSATMATMRFAGDHVRDRFGAKRTLRICTVTALVGMVLAGLAPNAYLAILGFAIAGIGISNMVPIAFSAAGNMPGLQPGIGLSVATFMGYSGMLFAPSLIGFVAEHTGFAIIFASVPVLFIVVLMLSHHAVHADHGKGH, encoded by the coding sequence ATGGACCAACGTTCCGCTCCCACCGCCGTTCGGCAGGGTTACATGACCCGCGACCGGCTTGCCGTGTCGCTGCTCTTCCTGATGAACGGCTTCGTCACCGGAAGCTGGGCACCGAAGATCCCCGAATTCAAGGATCGGCTGGGCATCAGCGAAAGCGTGCTCGGCCAGCTCATCCTGATGTTCGGCGTCGGCTCGCTGGTGCTGATGCCGATCGCCGGCGGCTTTATCGCCCGGGTCGGCTCGCAGAAGGTCGTCAAGGTCACCGCCATCCTGCTGTCGCCGCTGCTCCTGCTTTTGACGCTGCTGCCGAATGTCTGGGCCGCTGCCGTCGGCATGTTCCTGCTCGGCGGCTTCGTCGGCGCGATGGACGTGGCGATGAACGCCAATGCGGTCGAGGTCGAAAAATCGATGCGCCGCGCCATCATGTCCTCCTGCCACGCCTATTGGAGCCTCGGCGGCCTGATCGGTGCCGGCATTGGCGGCTTCCTGATGGCGCGCTTCGGCGTTCTGCCGCACGTCATCGTCGTGACCTTGCTCAGCCTGGCAGTGCTCGCGATCGCCTGGCCGATGATCCTGGCCGACAAGCCGCACCCCGCCGCCACCAAGGAAAAGCTGCGCCTGCCGATGACGCCGCTTCCCTGGCTGATCGGCATCATGGCGCTGTTTTCGATGGTGCCGGAAGGAACCGTGCTCGATTGGGGTGCGCTCTATCTGCGCAACGAACTCGGCGCTTCGGTCGAACTGTCCGGCTTCGGCTTTGCCGCCTTCTCTGCGACGATGGCGACGATGCGTTTTGCCGGAGACCATGTGCGTGATCGTTTCGGCGCCAAGCGGACGCTGCGCATCTGCACGGTCACAGCGCTTGTCGGCATGGTGCTGGCGGGCCTCGCGCCGAATGCCTACCTCGCCATCCTCGGTTTTGCGATTGCCGGGATCGGCATTTCCAACATGGTGCCGATCGCGTTTTCGGCCGCCGGCAACATGCCGGGCCTGCAGCCGGGTATCGGCCTCTCGGTCGCAACCTTCATGGGCTATTCCGGCATGCTGTTCGCACCGTCGCTGATCGGCTTCGTCGCCGAACATACAGGCTTTGCGATCATCTTCGCCTCGGTGCCGGTGCTGTTCATCGTCGTGCTGATGCTGTCGCACCATGCCGTTCATGCGGACCATGGAAAGGGCCATTGA
- a CDS encoding glyoxalase/bleomycin resistance/extradiol dioxygenase family protein, which produces MSIAHVALWTRDLEGVASFWSRFFGASVGDAYESRRRPGFRSRFLTFGDGPAIEIMEGPWVAPAEPEGVERTGLAHVALSLGSGAAVDAMAARASVEGILVSQARWTGDGFYEAVLRDPDGNLIEITI; this is translated from the coding sequence ATGAGCATCGCGCATGTGGCTCTTTGGACCAGGGATCTGGAGGGGGTCGCGTCCTTCTGGTCGCGTTTCTTCGGCGCGAGCGTCGGAGACGCCTATGAGAGCCGGCGTCGTCCGGGGTTTCGCTCCCGCTTTCTGACCTTTGGCGATGGGCCGGCAATCGAAATCATGGAGGGGCCTTGGGTGGCTCCGGCCGAGCCCGAAGGCGTCGAGCGTACGGGGCTCGCGCATGTAGCCCTGTCGCTCGGCAGCGGAGCGGCGGTCGACGCGATGGCGGCCCGGGCCTCGGTTGAGGGCATTCTGGTATCGCAGGCGCGGTGGACGGGCGACGGCTTCTACGAGGCGGTGCTTCGCGACCCCGACGGCAATCTGATCGAAATTACCATTTGA
- a CDS encoding DeoR/GlpR family DNA-binding transcription regulator, translating to MSTELLLRERKTLIQERLKADGRVLAADLAAEFRVSEDTIRRDLREMAAAGLCERVYGGALPLAPSALSLSQRVAMAPERKAALARASVGFIAPGSTVFLDAGSANLAIAQRIEPDLKATIVTNTPLIAAALMEKPGIDLILVGGPLNRAVGAAVGARAQRDIEQLRPDLCILGTCGADADAGLTAIFFEDAEFKRLIASRSRALLVAVTNDKLGTAASHAVVGIDQVTTLVLEADAPAHHVAAFEASGTTVIMAGGSER from the coding sequence ATGTCCACGGAACTCCTTCTTCGCGAACGAAAGACACTCATCCAGGAACGGCTGAAGGCCGACGGCCGGGTGCTGGCGGCCGACCTTGCCGCCGAGTTCCGGGTCTCCGAAGACACGATCCGGCGCGATCTGCGCGAGATGGCCGCGGCCGGCCTGTGCGAGCGGGTCTATGGTGGCGCGTTGCCGCTTGCGCCAAGCGCCCTGTCGCTCAGCCAGCGCGTGGCGATGGCGCCGGAGCGCAAGGCCGCGCTGGCGCGCGCCTCGGTCGGCTTCATAGCGCCCGGTAGCACGGTATTCCTCGACGCCGGCTCGGCCAATCTTGCTATCGCCCAGCGTATCGAGCCGGACCTGAAGGCGACCATCGTCACCAACACGCCGTTGATCGCCGCCGCCTTGATGGAGAAGCCGGGCATCGACCTCATTCTCGTCGGCGGCCCACTCAACCGCGCCGTTGGTGCTGCCGTCGGCGCGCGGGCGCAACGGGATATCGAACAGCTTCGGCCCGACCTTTGCATCCTCGGCACCTGCGGCGCCGATGCTGATGCCGGCCTGACGGCGATCTTTTTCGAGGACGCCGAGTTCAAGCGGCTGATCGCATCGCGCAGCCGCGCCCTGCTTGTCGCCGTTACCAACGACAAACTCGGCACGGCCGCATCCCACGCGGTTGTCGGCATCGACCAGGTGACGACGCTGGTGCTGGAGGCCGACGCGCCGGCGCACCACGTCGCCGCCTTCGAGGCATCTGGGACGACCGTGATCATGGCTGGAGGGAGCGAACGATGA
- a CDS encoding amino acid ABC transporter substrate-binding protein, producing MKLLPTLFAAALLQVAAFVPAMAGENLDQIKSAGVLKIGTEGTYAPFTYHDKSGALVGFDVEIGQEVAKKLGVKAEFLEGKWDGLIAGLDANRYDAVINQVGITEERKKKYDFSEPYIASKAVLIVKGDDAEIKDFADLKGKKSAQSLTSNFGKLAQASGAELVGTDGFDQSIQLVLTGRADATINDSLSFLDFKKQKPDANVKIAAEQADADYSGIIIRKGEPELLEAVNKALAEIKADGTYETISQKYFGADVSK from the coding sequence ATGAAACTCCTCCCCACGCTTTTCGCCGCCGCCCTCCTGCAGGTTGCCGCCTTCGTCCCCGCTATGGCCGGTGAGAACCTCGACCAGATCAAGTCCGCCGGCGTGCTGAAGATCGGCACAGAGGGCACCTATGCGCCCTTCACCTATCACGACAAATCTGGCGCGCTCGTCGGCTTCGACGTCGAGATCGGCCAGGAAGTGGCCAAGAAGCTGGGCGTCAAGGCCGAGTTCCTGGAAGGCAAGTGGGACGGCCTGATCGCCGGCCTCGACGCCAACCGTTACGACGCGGTGATCAACCAGGTCGGCATCACCGAGGAGCGCAAGAAGAAGTACGACTTCTCCGAGCCCTATATCGCCTCCAAGGCCGTGCTGATCGTCAAGGGCGACGACGCCGAAATCAAGGACTTCGCCGACCTCAAGGGCAAGAAGTCCGCCCAGTCGCTGACGAGCAACTTCGGCAAGCTTGCGCAGGCTTCCGGCGCCGAGCTGGTCGGCACCGACGGCTTCGACCAATCGATCCAGCTGGTTCTGACCGGCCGCGCCGATGCGACCATCAACGACAGCCTTTCCTTCCTCGACTTCAAGAAGCAGAAGCCTGATGCCAACGTGAAGATCGCCGCCGAACAGGCCGACGCCGACTATTCCGGCATCATCATCCGCAAGGGCGAGCCGGAACTTCTCGAAGCCGTCAACAAGGCGCTTGCCGAAATCAAGGCCGACGGCACCTACGAGACGATCTCGCAGAAGTACTTCGGCGCCGACGTCTCGAAGTAA
- a CDS encoding amino acid ABC transporter permease: protein MPTWLQLMLDSLPSLLWAGLTFTIPLTLLSFILGLALGLATAIARLFGPAPVVAVARFYVWVIRGTPLLVQLFVIFYGLPSMGILLDAFPAALIGFTLNVGAYTSEIIRAVISSVPRGQWEAAYSIGMSWSQAMRRTILPQAARVAVPPLSNTFISLVKDTSLAAAITVPELFQTAQRIVATTYEPLILYIEAALIYLAMSSVLSALQVRLERRFARYGGFLEART from the coding sequence TTGCCCACCTGGCTTCAACTCATGCTGGATTCGCTGCCGTCCCTGCTTTGGGCCGGGCTGACGTTCACCATCCCGCTGACGCTGCTTTCGTTCATTCTCGGCCTGGCGCTTGGCCTGGCAACGGCCATCGCCCGCCTCTTCGGGCCGGCGCCCGTCGTTGCCGTCGCGCGGTTCTATGTCTGGGTCATCCGCGGCACGCCGCTGCTCGTCCAGCTCTTCGTGATCTTCTACGGCCTGCCGAGCATGGGTATCCTGCTCGACGCCTTCCCGGCCGCGCTGATCGGCTTCACGCTCAATGTCGGGGCCTATACCTCCGAGATCATTCGCGCGGTGATCTCCTCGGTGCCGCGCGGGCAATGGGAAGCGGCCTATTCCATCGGCATGAGCTGGAGCCAGGCGATGCGTCGCACGATCCTGCCGCAGGCAGCCCGCGTCGCCGTGCCGCCGCTGTCGAACACCTTCATCTCGCTGGTGAAGGATACCTCGCTTGCCGCCGCGATCACGGTTCCAGAGCTTTTCCAGACCGCCCAGCGCATCGTCGCCACCACCTACGAGCCGCTGATCCTCTATATTGAGGCAGCGCTGATCTATCTCGCCATGAGTTCGGTACTGTCAGCCCTGCAAGTGCGGCTGGAGCGCCGGTTCGCCCGCTATGGCGGCTTCCTGGAGGCCCGGACATGA
- a CDS encoding amino acid ABC transporter ATP-binding protein — protein sequence MIELSHIEKRFGDNLVLKDISVTLAEGTVTALVGPSGGGKSTLLRCINLLEIPTSGSIRLGDEALDFQPGRKTGWQAIQRLRRQTGMVFQNFQLFPHQTALGNVMEGLVTVLKWPADKARARAMELLEKVGMAHKADAWPATLSGGQQQRVAIARALAPSPRVLLCDEPTSALDPELAEEVVEVLSRLAREGTTMVMATHDLRLASRVADKVVFLDGGVIVESGAPKTIFSTPERERTKKFIASLSAPHSYDI from the coding sequence ATGATCGAGCTTTCCCACATCGAAAAACGCTTCGGCGACAATCTCGTGCTGAAGGACATCTCCGTGACGCTGGCCGAAGGCACGGTTACGGCGCTGGTCGGCCCTTCCGGCGGCGGCAAGAGCACGCTCCTGCGCTGCATCAATCTCCTGGAGATCCCGACATCGGGCTCGATTCGACTTGGCGACGAGGCGCTGGACTTTCAGCCCGGGCGCAAGACCGGCTGGCAGGCGATCCAGCGCCTGCGCCGCCAGACCGGGATGGTGTTCCAGAATTTTCAGCTTTTCCCGCACCAGACCGCACTCGGCAACGTCATGGAAGGCCTTGTCACCGTGTTGAAATGGCCCGCCGACAAGGCGCGCGCCCGCGCCATGGAGCTGCTTGAAAAGGTCGGCATGGCCCATAAGGCCGATGCCTGGCCGGCCACGCTTTCCGGCGGCCAGCAGCAACGCGTGGCGATCGCCCGCGCATTGGCGCCGTCGCCACGCGTTCTTCTCTGTGACGAGCCGACCTCGGCGCTCGATCCGGAGCTGGCAGAAGAAGTCGTCGAAGTGCTGAGCCGGCTTGCCCGCGAAGGCACGACCATGGTGATGGCGACGCATGACCTGAGGTTAGCCTCGCGCGTCGCCGACAAGGTGGTCTTCCTCGACGGTGGCGTCATCGTCGAAAGCGGCGCGCCGAAGACGATCTTCTCGACGCCCGAGCGCGAACGCACCAAGAAGTTCATCGCCTCGCTGAGTGCGCCGCACAGCTACGACATCTGA
- the pyc gene encoding pyruvate carboxylase yields the protein MPISKILVANRSEIAIRVFRAANELGLKTVAIWAEEDKLALHRFKADESYQVGRGPHLSRDLGPIESYLSIEEVIRVAKLSGADAIHPGYGLLSESPEFAEACAEAGITFIGPKPETMRQLGNKVAARNLAISIGVPVVPATEPLPEDMAEVAKMAEAIGYPVMLKASWGGGGRGMRAIRDPKDLAREVTEAKREAKAAFGKDEVYLEKLVERARHVESQVLGDTHGNVVHLFERDCSIQRRNQKVVERAPAPYLNASQREELAAYSKRIAEATNYIGAGTVEYLMDADSGKFYFIEVNPRIQVEHTVTEVVTGIDIVKAQIHILDGYAIGTPESGVPSQENIRLNGHALQCRITTEDPEQNFIPDYGRITAYRGATGFGIRLDGGTAYSGAVITRYYDPLLEKVTAWAPNPDEAIQRMIRALREFRIRGVATNLTFLEAIISHSKFHDNTYTTRFIDTTPELFQQVRRQDRATKLLTYLADVTVNGHPEAKGRPRPSDEIAAPVVPFIGGEIKPGTKQMLDQLGPKKFAEWVRAQPQVLVTDTTMRDGHQSLLATRMRTYDIARVAGTYARALPNLFSLECWGGATFDVSMRFLTEDPWDRLARIREDAPNLLLQMLLRGANGVGYKNYPDNVVKYFVRQAARGGIDVFRVFDCLNWVDNMRVSMEAIAEENKICEAAICYTGDILNAARPKYDLKYYTALAAELEKAGAHIIAVKDMAGLLKPAAARVLFKALREATDLPIHFHTHDTSGIAAATVLAAVDAGVDVVDAAMDSLSGNTSQPCLGSIVEALRGSERDPGLDPEWIRRISFYWEAVRHQYAAFESDLKGPASEVYLHEMPGGQFTNLKEQARSLGLETRWHEVAQAYADANQMFGDIVKVTPSSKVVGDMALMMVSQDLTVADVENPAKDIAFPESVVSMLKGDLGQPPGGWPEGLQKKALKGEKAYVVRPGSLLEAADLDAERKTIEEKLEREVNDYEFASYLMYPKVFTDYALAAETYGPVSVLPTPAYFYGMAPGEELFADLEKGKTLVILNQTQGEIDEKGMVKVFFELNGQPRPIKVPDRNRGASSAIRRKAEAGNATQLGAPMPGVISTVAVHAGQAVKAGDVLLSIEAMKMETALHAEKDGTIAEVLVRAGDQIDAKDLLIVFGA from the coding sequence TTGCCCATTTCGAAGATCCTTGTTGCCAACCGTTCCGAAATTGCAATCCGCGTGTTTCGCGCGGCCAATGAACTAGGTCTGAAAACGGTCGCGATATGGGCTGAAGAGGACAAACTGGCGCTGCACCGCTTCAAGGCGGACGAAAGTTATCAGGTCGGCCGCGGCCCGCATCTGTCGCGGGACCTCGGGCCGATCGAGAGTTACCTGTCGATCGAGGAAGTGATCCGCGTCGCCAAGCTTTCCGGCGCCGATGCCATTCATCCGGGCTACGGCCTGTTGTCGGAAAGCCCCGAATTCGCCGAGGCCTGCGCCGAGGCCGGCATCACCTTCATCGGCCCGAAGCCGGAAACCATGCGCCAGCTCGGCAACAAGGTTGCCGCCCGCAACCTGGCGATCTCGATCGGTGTACCGGTCGTGCCGGCGACGGAACCGCTTCCCGAAGACATGGCTGAAGTGGCGAAGATGGCCGAGGCGATCGGCTATCCGGTGATGCTGAAGGCTTCCTGGGGCGGCGGCGGGCGCGGCATGCGCGCGATCCGCGACCCGAAGGATCTCGCCCGCGAGGTGACGGAAGCCAAGCGCGAGGCCAAGGCCGCCTTCGGCAAGGACGAGGTCTACCTCGAAAAGCTGGTCGAGCGTGCCCGCCACGTCGAAAGCCAGGTTCTCGGCGATACCCACGGCAACGTCGTGCATCTGTTCGAGCGCGACTGCTCCATCCAGCGGCGCAACCAGAAGGTCGTCGAGCGCGCGCCGGCGCCTTACCTCAACGCCAGCCAGCGCGAAGAGCTTGCCGCCTATTCCAAGCGCATTGCCGAGGCGACTAACTACATCGGCGCCGGTACTGTCGAGTATCTGATGGATGCCGACAGCGGCAAATTCTACTTCATCGAAGTCAATCCGCGCATCCAGGTCGAGCACACGGTGACCGAGGTGGTCACCGGCATCGATATCGTCAAGGCGCAGATCCACATCCTCGACGGTTATGCCATCGGCACGCCGGAATCCGGCGTGCCGTCGCAGGAAAATATCCGCCTCAACGGCCACGCGCTGCAGTGCCGCATCACCACGGAAGATCCCGAGCAGAACTTCATTCCGGACTATGGCCGCATCACTGCCTATCGCGGCGCAACCGGCTTCGGCATCCGGCTCGATGGCGGCACCGCCTATTCGGGCGCGGTCATCACCCGCTACTACGATCCGCTGCTGGAAAAGGTGACGGCCTGGGCGCCGAACCCCGACGAGGCGATCCAGCGCATGATCCGCGCGCTGCGCGAATTCCGCATCCGCGGAGTGGCCACGAACCTGACCTTCCTCGAAGCGATCATTAGCCACTCGAAATTCCACGACAACACCTACACCACGCGCTTCATCGACACGACGCCGGAGCTTTTCCAGCAGGTGCGCCGCCAGGACCGCGCGACCAAGCTCCTGACCTATCTCGCCGACGTTACCGTCAACGGCCATCCGGAAGCCAAGGGCCGTCCGCGTCCGTCGGATGAGATCGCCGCCCCCGTCGTGCCGTTCATCGGCGGCGAGATCAAGCCGGGCACCAAGCAGATGCTCGACCAACTCGGCCCGAAGAAATTTGCCGAATGGGTCAGGGCGCAGCCGCAGGTGCTCGTCACCGACACGACCATGCGCGACGGCCATCAGTCGCTGCTCGCCACTCGCATGCGCACCTACGACATCGCCCGTGTCGCCGGCACCTATGCGCGGGCTCTGCCGAATCTGTTTTCGCTCGAATGCTGGGGTGGGGCGACCTTCGACGTCTCGATGCGCTTCCTCACCGAAGATCCATGGGACCGGCTGGCGCGCATCCGCGAGGATGCGCCGAACCTCTTGCTGCAGATGCTTCTGCGCGGCGCCAACGGCGTCGGCTACAAGAATTATCCTGACAACGTCGTCAAATACTTCGTCCGCCAGGCGGCAAGGGGCGGCATCGACGTCTTCCGCGTGTTCGACTGCCTCAACTGGGTCGACAACATGCGCGTCTCGATGGAGGCGATCGCCGAAGAGAACAAGATCTGCGAAGCGGCGATCTGCTATACCGGCGATATTCTCAATGCCGCCCGGCCGAAATACGATCTCAAGTACTACACCGCGCTTGCCGCCGAACTGGAAAAGGCCGGTGCACATATCATCGCGGTCAAGGATATGGCTGGCCTGTTGAAGCCGGCTGCAGCCCGCGTGCTGTTCAAGGCGCTGCGTGAGGCGACCGATCTGCCGATCCACTTCCACACCCACGACACGTCGGGCATTGCCGCCGCGACCGTTCTGGCTGCCGTCGATGCCGGCGTCGATGTCGTCGATGCGGCGATGGATTCGCTCTCCGGCAACACCTCGCAGCCCTGCCTCGGCTCGATCGTCGAAGCCTTGCGCGGCTCCGAACGGGACCCGGGCCTTGATCCGGAATGGATCCGCCGCATCTCGTTCTACTGGGAAGCGGTGCGCCATCAGTACGCCGCCTTCGAAAGCGATCTCAAGGGACCGGCATCGGAAGTCTATCTGCACGAAATGCCGGGCGGCCAGTTCACCAACCTCAAGGAGCAGGCCCGCTCGCTCGGTCTGGAAACCCGCTGGCACGAAGTGGCGCAGGCCTATGCCGACGCCAACCAGATGTTCGGCGACATCGTCAAGGTGACGCCGTCCTCGAAGGTCGTCGGCGACATGGCGCTGATGATGGTCAGCCAGGACCTGACCGTTGCCGACGTCGAGAACCCGGCCAAGGACATCGCCTTCCCGGAATCGGTTGTGTCGATGCTGAAGGGCGACCTCGGCCAGCCTCCGGGCGGCTGGCCGGAAGGCCTGCAGAAGAAGGCGCTGAAGGGCGAAAAGGCCTATGTGGTTCGCCCGGGCTCGCTGCTCGAAGCTGCCGATCTCGATGCCGAGCGCAAGACGATCGAAGAGAAGCTGGAACGCGAGGTCAACGACTACGAGTTCGCGTCCTATCTGATGTATCCCAAGGTCTTCACCGACTATGCGCTGGCGGCGGAGACTTATGGTCCCGTCAGCGTGCTGCCGACGCCGGCCTATTTCTACGGCATGGCGCCGGGCGAGGAGCTGTTCGCCGACCTTGAAAAAGGCAAGACGCTGGTCATTCTCAACCAGACCCAGGGCGAGATAGACGAGAAGGGCATGGTCAAGGTGTTCTTCGAACTCAACGGCCAGCCGCGCCCGATCAAGGTTCCCGATCGCAACCGCGGTGCTTCCAGCGCCATCCGCCGCAAGGCGGAGGCCGGCAACGCTACGCAGCTCGGCGCGCCGATGCCGGGCGTGATCTCGACGGTCGCGGTGCACGCGGGCCAGGCGGTCAAGGCGGGCGACGTGCTGCTGTCGATCGAAGCGATGAAGATGGAAACGGCCTTGCATGCGGAGAAGGACGGCACGATTGCCGAAGTTCTGGTGCGCGCCGGCGACCAGATCGATGCCAAGGACCTGCTGATCGTTTTCGGCGCCTGA
- a CDS encoding helix-turn-helix transcriptional regulator, translating to MNITLLVQFLALIEEMKTREEIVPEFERLLDRCGFDFYGVVRQPKPHENPLRLLLAGRWPEGWPQIYIRKKFVVIDPTIRYLGHAQRGFRWRDTLFAFRSDPHRKRMESMMIEARNHGLYDGYIFPVHGRRGLLGNLTVGGRVVDLSPIEISLFDQIAKRLFWKLLELTDPEISAELASRVEVQMTRREMEALNYLADGMTSNDISKVLDISSHTVDWYMNGIQEKLKGKNRHHVVAIAFRLGLIS from the coding sequence ATGAATATCACGCTGCTTGTGCAATTTCTTGCGCTGATCGAAGAGATGAAGACGCGCGAAGAAATCGTACCGGAGTTCGAACGGTTGCTCGACCGCTGCGGCTTCGACTTCTACGGGGTCGTCAGGCAGCCGAAGCCTCACGAAAACCCGTTGAGGCTGCTGCTCGCCGGTCGCTGGCCGGAAGGCTGGCCGCAGATCTACATCCGCAAGAAGTTTGTCGTGATCGATCCGACCATCCGCTACCTCGGTCACGCCCAGCGCGGCTTCCGCTGGCGCGACACACTGTTTGCCTTCCGTTCCGACCCGCATCGCAAGCGCATGGAAAGCATGATGATCGAGGCCCGCAACCACGGCCTCTATGACGGTTACATCTTTCCGGTGCACGGCCGCCGCGGCCTGTTGGGCAATCTCACGGTCGGCGGCCGCGTCGTCGATTTGAGCCCTATTGAAATCAGCCTGTTCGACCAGATTGCCAAGCGTCTGTTCTGGAAACTGCTGGAACTGACCGATCCGGAGATTTCAGCCGAACTCGCATCGCGTGTCGAAGTGCAGATGACGCGGCGCGAAATGGAAGCGCTCAACTATCTCGCCGACGGCATGACCTCGAACGATATCAGCAAGGTGCTCGATATTTCCAGTCACACAGTCGATTGGTACATGAACGGCATCCAGGAGAAACTGAAGGGCAAGAACCGTCACCACGTCGTGGCGATCGCCTTCCGGCTGGGGCTCATTTCCTGA